In a genomic window of Ipomoea triloba cultivar NCNSP0323 chromosome 3, ASM357664v1:
- the LOC116013439 gene encoding ras-related protein Rab11D has protein sequence MASGGGYGDAAGQKIDYVFKVVLIGDSAVGKSQILARFARNEFSLDSKATIGVEFQTRTMLIQHKSVKAQIWDTAGQERYRAVTSAYYRGAVGAMLVYDITKRQTFDHIPRWLEELRAHADKNIVIMLIGNKTDLEDRRDVPTEDAKEFAQKEGLFFLETSAMEAKNVEEAFMTVLTEIFNIVNRKNLAAAENQGNGNAASLTGKKILVPGPAQVIPEKKSMCCSS, from the exons ATGGCGAGTGGAGGAGGATATGGTGATGCGGCGGGGCAGAAGATAGATTATGTGTTCAAGGTGGTGCTGATCGGAGACTCGGCGGTGGGGAAGTCTCAGATACTGGCTCGGTTTGCCCGGAACGAGTTTAGTCTCGATTCAAAGGCTACCATTGGGGTGGAGTTCCAAACTAGGACTATGCTCATCCAACACAAGTCCGTCAAAGCTCAGATCTGGGACACCGCTGGCCAAGAACG ATATAGAGCTGTTACGAGTGCCTACTACAGAGGAGCTGTGGGTGCTATGTTAGTGTACGATATAACAAAACGTCAAACCTTTGATCACATACCTCGTTGGTTGGAAGAGCTGCGTGCTCATGCTGATAAGAACATAGTGATCATGCTAATCGGGAACAAAACTGATCTGGAAGACAGGCGCGATGTTCCCACTGAGGATGCTAAAGAGTTTGCTCAGAAGGAAGGGTTGTTCTTCTTGGAGACGTCTGCGATGGAAGCTAAAAACGTGGAGGAAGCATTCATGACGGTGCTAACAGAGATCTTCAACATTGTGAACAGGAAGAATCTCGCGGCTGCTGAGAATCAAGGGAATGGGAACGCTGCATCTTTAACCGGCAAGAAGATTCTTGTGCCTGGCCCTGCGCAAGTCATCCCAGAGAAGAAGTCTATGTGCTGTAGTTCCTGA
- the LOC116013440 gene encoding uncharacterized protein LOC116013440 isoform X1 has product MDGEENESFGEVEQQLRPGSAAKDLADIWKEIGEIKQKVAEIREIQAKLFEEYVLVDSSQAEDDTQMENFNKDVEEVEPLSSIFAGNDMRKRIGETCSLECRRHSSVVQGTSALLMGISAPRFPRTQGRTGPYPSLA; this is encoded by the exons ATGGACGGCGAAGAAAACGAAAGCTTTGGCGAGGTGGAACAACAACTCCGGCCGGGCAGCGCTGCTAAG GACTTAGCCGACATCTGGAAAGAAATAGGGGAGATTAAACAGAAAGTGGCGGAAATCCGTGAAATTCAAGctaaattatttgaagaataCGTCCTCGTCGATTCTTCTCAAG CTGAGGATGATACCCAGATGGAGAATTTTAATAAGGACGTGGAGGAAGTGGAGCCACTTTCTTCTATATTTGCTGGGAAT gaTATGCGCAAAAGGATCGGAGAAACGTGCAGCCTGGAATGTCGTCGACACAGCAGCGTCGTCCAAGGCACTTCTGCTCTCCTTATGG GCATTTCTGCCCCAAGGTTCCCGAGGACACAGGGAAGGACCGGACCATATCCCAGCCTAGCTTAA
- the LOC116013440 gene encoding polyadenylate-binding protein 1-like isoform X2, with product MDGEENESFGEVEQQLRPGSAAKDLADIWKEIGEIKQKVAEIREIQAKLFEEYVLVDSSQGYAQKDRRNVQPGMSSTQQRRPRHFCSPYGHFCPKVPEDTGKDRTISQPSLTGQHKKWRR from the exons ATGGACGGCGAAGAAAACGAAAGCTTTGGCGAGGTGGAACAACAACTCCGGCCGGGCAGCGCTGCTAAG GACTTAGCCGACATCTGGAAAGAAATAGGGGAGATTAAACAGAAAGTGGCGGAAATCCGTGAAATTCAAGctaaattatttgaagaataCGTCCTCGTCGATTCTTCTCAAG gaTATGCGCAAAAGGATCGGAGAAACGTGCAGCCTGGAATGTCGTCGACACAGCAGCGTCGTCCAAGGCACTTCTGCTCTCCTTATGG GCATTTCTGCCCCAAGGTTCCCGAGGACACAGGGAAGGACCGGACCATATCCCAGCCTAGCTTAACAGGACAACATAAAAAATGGCGGCGCTAA
- the LOC116012296 gene encoding polyadenylate-binding protein 3-like: MRKRLQQKAADIREMQARLFGDDVMGTSQDPDKAGDTQMGNSKGGVEEVEPLSVFVGNVDYACTVDEVHQHFERCGTVNRVTILSDKYGQPKGFAYVEFVDEEAVDEALRLNESELHGRKLKVMRKRKNVPGMKQRRPRHFNPYVAYGYEPSVPPYFYSPYGVYGHFPRFRKPQ; encoded by the exons ATGAGGAAACGGTTGCAGCAGAAAGCGGCGGACATTCGTGAAATGCAGGCTAGATTATTTGGAGATGACGTCATGGGTACTTCTCAAG ATCCTGATAAAGCAGGTGATACCCAGATGGGCAATTCCAAAGGTGGCGTTGAGGAAGTTGAACCGCTCTCTGTATTTGTTGGAAAT GTTGACTATGCATGCACAGTTGATGAAGTGCACCAACATTTCGAGAGATGTGGAACTGTAAACCGAGTCACCATCCTGAGTGACAAGTATGGGCAGCCCAAGGGTTTTGCATATGTGGAGTTTGTCGATGAAGAAGCTGTTGACGAGGCTCTGCGCCTAAATGAATCTGAACTGCATGGCCGCAAACTCAAG GTTATGCGTAAGAGGAAAAACGTGCCTGGAATGAAACAACGTCGTCCAAGGCACTTTAATCCCTATGTGGCGTATGGGTATGAGCCTAGCGTCCCACCTTACTTCTACTCTCCTTATGGGGTATATGG CCATTTTCCAAGGTTTCGGAAGCCACAGTGA
- the LOC116011878 gene encoding polyadenylate-binding protein 2-like isoform X1, producing MEEEEHEVYGGEIPIEGELDGDMEPHGADVDMSTADYDAVKELDEMKKRLKEMEEEAAALREMQAKVEKEMGAVQGETDPATDAASQASREEVDSRSIFVGNVDYACTPEEVQQHFQACGTVNRVTILTDKFGQPKGFAYVEFLEQEAVQEALKLSESELHGRQLKVMPKRTNVPGMKQFRPRRFNPYLAYGFRRPYVPPYFYSPYGYGKVPRFRRPTRYMPYY from the exons atggaggaggaggagcatGAGGTGTACGGAGGAGAAATCCCCATCGAAGGTGAATTGGACGGAGACATGGAGCCTCACGGCGCCGATGTTGACATGTCCACCGCCGATTACGACGCCGTTAAG GAGTTGGATGAGATGAAGAAGCGACTAAAGGAAATGGAAGAAGAAGCGGCTGCGCTTAGAGAGATGCAAGCCAAAGTTGAGAAGGAGATGGGCGCTGTTCAAGGTGAAACAG ATCCTGCCACTGATGCTGCTTCTCAGGCAAGCAGGGAGGAAGTTGATTCACGATCAATCTTTGTCGGCAAT GTTGACTATGCATGTACCCCTGAGGAAGTTCAGCAACATTTCCAAGCATGTGGTACAGTGAACCGAGTTACTATTCTGACCGACAAGTTTGGACAGCCAAAGGGCTTTGCATATGTGGAATTCCTTGAACAAGAAGCTGTTCAGGAGGCACTCAAGCTGAGCGAATCTGAACTGCATGGTCGCCAGTTGAAG GTTATGCCCAAGAGGACAAATGTTCCTGGAATGAAACAATTTCGTCCAAGGCGTTTCAACCCTTACTTAGCATATGGTTTTAGGAGGCCTTATGTGCCCCCTTACTTCTATTCTCCCTATGGATACGG GAAGGTCCCAAGGTTCAGGCGACCAACTCGATACATGCCTTATTATTAA
- the LOC116011878 gene encoding polyadenylate-binding protein 2-like isoform X2 yields MEEEEHEVYGGEIPIEGELDGDMEPHGADVDMSTADYDAVKELDEMKKRLKEMEEEAAALREMQAKVEKEMGAVQDPATDAASQASREEVDSRSIFVGNVDYACTPEEVQQHFQACGTVNRVTILTDKFGQPKGFAYVEFLEQEAVQEALKLSESELHGRQLKVMPKRTNVPGMKQFRPRRFNPYLAYGFRRPYVPPYFYSPYGYGKVPRFRRPTRYMPYY; encoded by the exons atggaggaggaggagcatGAGGTGTACGGAGGAGAAATCCCCATCGAAGGTGAATTGGACGGAGACATGGAGCCTCACGGCGCCGATGTTGACATGTCCACCGCCGATTACGACGCCGTTAAG GAGTTGGATGAGATGAAGAAGCGACTAAAGGAAATGGAAGAAGAAGCGGCTGCGCTTAGAGAGATGCAAGCCAAAGTTGAGAAGGAGATGGGCGCTGTTCAAG ATCCTGCCACTGATGCTGCTTCTCAGGCAAGCAGGGAGGAAGTTGATTCACGATCAATCTTTGTCGGCAAT GTTGACTATGCATGTACCCCTGAGGAAGTTCAGCAACATTTCCAAGCATGTGGTACAGTGAACCGAGTTACTATTCTGACCGACAAGTTTGGACAGCCAAAGGGCTTTGCATATGTGGAATTCCTTGAACAAGAAGCTGTTCAGGAGGCACTCAAGCTGAGCGAATCTGAACTGCATGGTCGCCAGTTGAAG GTTATGCCCAAGAGGACAAATGTTCCTGGAATGAAACAATTTCGTCCAAGGCGTTTCAACCCTTACTTAGCATATGGTTTTAGGAGGCCTTATGTGCCCCCTTACTTCTATTCTCCCTATGGATACGG GAAGGTCCCAAGGTTCAGGCGACCAACTCGATACATGCCTTATTATTAA
- the LOC116011768 gene encoding uncharacterized protein LOC116011768 — protein MSVASQNLLTAPHSHCRIGSFRYYQQARLKRPRDVISLSPKPFSANPLQLGIHFLSWDFPGTRRWHAVNVKAFESDATERGKTLPDYEFNFNFDAFLSVLEFICLASSAAVSIALAVNSWFFGRFGNRVLVGQCAVLVGGMAIGAVIRRRQWRRICNAEFSRPGQGSTAGVNLVERIEKLEEDMRSSTTIIRVLSRQLEKLGTRFRLTRRNLKDPITETAALAQKNSEATRELAVQGEVLEKELGEIQKVLLAMQDQQQKQLELILAIGKTSKLWDNKQGPNQDHSENQNAPNNTTSSAVDGAPKMRLNQMQTLTGHKEAMNEQV, from the exons ATGTCAGTCGCGTCCCAGAACCTCCTTACAGCGCCCCACTCTCACTGTCGAATCGGAAGCTTCCGCTACTATCAGCAAGCTCGTTTGAAGAGACCCAGAGACGTAATCTCTCTTTCCCCCAAACCCTTTTCAGCAAACCCCCTTCAGCTTGGAATCCATTTTCTCAGTTGGGATTTTCCGGGGACCCGCCGATGGCACGCCGTCAACGTCAAGGCCTTCGAATCGGACGCGACTGAAAGGGGGAAAACATTACCAGACTACgaattcaatttcaatttcgACGCGTTCTTATCGGTTCTTGAGTTCATATGCTTGGCCTCTTCTGCTGCTGTGTCAATTGCGCTTGCGGTGAATTCGTGGTTTTTCGGGCGGTTCGGGAACCGGGTTCTGGTGGGACAGTGTGCGGTGTTGGTGGGCGGAATGGCGATCGGAGCTGTGATTAGAAGGCGGCAGTGGCGGAGGATTTGTAATGCCGAGTTTTCGAGGCCGGGTCAGGGTTCCACGGCGGGGGTAAATTTGGTAGAGAGGATTGAGAAGCTGGAAGAAGATATGCGGAGCTCCACCACCATAATTCGGGTCCTATCAAGGCAGCTTGAGAAGCTAGGCACCCGTTTTCGCCTTACAAGGAGGAATTTGAAGGATCCTATAACAGAG ACTGCAGCATTGGCCCAGAAGAACTCTGAGGCCACCCGAGAATTGGCCGTGCAAGGGGAGGTTCTGGAGAAGGAGCTTGGTGAAATACAAAAGGTCTTACTGGCAATGCAG GACCAACAACAGAAGCAACTTGAATTGATTCTTGCGATTGGGAAAACTAGCAAGTTATGGGATAACAAGCAAGGACCCAATCAAGATCATAGTGAGAATCAAAATGCACCTAATAATACTACGAGTTCAGCTGTTGACGGAGCACCAAAGATGAGACTGAATCAAATGCAAACTTTGACGGGACACAAAGAAGCAATGAATGAGCAGGTCTAG